A section of the Streptomyces sp. Je 1-369 genome encodes:
- a CDS encoding MerR family transcriptional regulator, with protein MTVTEISAQAKPDGQDHYTISEVVDRTGLSAYTLRWYERIGLMPHIDRSHTGQRRYRDRDLEWLAFVGKLRLTGMPVADMVRYAELVREGQHTFPQRQELLERTRRDVRARITELQDTLAVLDYKIDNYACARKASERP; from the coding sequence ATGACGGTGACGGAGATCAGCGCCCAGGCGAAACCGGACGGACAGGACCACTACACGATCAGTGAAGTCGTCGACCGCACCGGTCTCTCCGCCTACACCCTGCGGTGGTACGAGCGGATCGGCCTGATGCCGCACATCGACCGCTCCCACACGGGCCAGCGCCGCTACCGCGACCGCGACCTGGAGTGGCTGGCCTTCGTCGGCAAGCTGCGGCTGACCGGGATGCCCGTGGCGGACATGGTCCGGTACGCGGAGCTGGTGCGCGAAGGACAGCACACCTTCCCGCAGCGCCAGGAACTCCTGGAGCGGACCCGGCGCGACGTCCGCGCGCGCATCACCGAGCTGCAGGACACCCTCGCCGTCCTCGACTACAAGATCGACAACTATGCGTGCGCCCGCAAGGCGTCGGAAAGGCCCTGA
- a CDS encoding TetR/AcrR family transcriptional regulator: MKTTQPATGLRERKKQRTRDTLLRVALELFTTKGYEETTVDEIVEAVDVSQRTFFRYFANKQEAAFAVQEMIEARFVQAVRDRPAHEAPLEALRGAVLGTWEAMGQSIEEVVPVELHMRTYQMIESTPTLLAVHLRRSIETEDEVARVIAEREGLDLETDPRPRVAVAAFSGVMRITGRQWGAGEDTSPESIRALTETYLDHLGPALAEGWRTPHGA; encoded by the coding sequence GTGAAGACGACCCAGCCGGCGACGGGACTGCGCGAACGCAAGAAGCAGCGCACCCGGGACACCCTCCTGCGCGTGGCACTCGAACTCTTCACGACCAAGGGGTACGAGGAGACGACCGTCGACGAGATCGTCGAAGCGGTCGACGTCTCGCAGCGCACCTTCTTCCGGTACTTCGCCAACAAGCAGGAAGCCGCCTTCGCCGTCCAGGAGATGATCGAGGCGCGCTTCGTGCAGGCCGTGCGCGACCGCCCCGCCCACGAGGCCCCGCTGGAGGCGCTGCGCGGCGCCGTCCTCGGCACCTGGGAGGCGATGGGGCAGTCCATCGAGGAGGTCGTCCCGGTCGAGCTCCACATGCGCACCTACCAGATGATCGAGTCGACGCCCACGCTGCTCGCCGTCCACCTGCGCCGCTCCATCGAGACCGAGGACGAGGTCGCCCGTGTGATCGCCGAGCGCGAGGGACTCGACCTGGAGACCGACCCGCGGCCGCGCGTGGCGGTGGCCGCGTTCAGCGGGGTCATGCGGATCACGGGGCGCCAGTGGGGCGCGGGCGAGGACACCAGCCCGGAGTCGATCCGCGCGCTGACGGAGACCTACCTCGACCACCTGGGGCCCGCCCTGGCGGAGGGCTGGCGCACCCCTCACGGAGCGTGA
- a CDS encoding alpha/beta hydrolase: MTSFDSSPQLNAWRALLALAVVFVMLATTGWTAVRHNRGDASPLQAALSAWERGSIDGRALPDPDASAGRLARFFASLDGHQRNRLAGRYPLAVGNMNGAPTTLRYRANHIALGQARKVERERMHDKRLSPLGQQEAERRMKRFGVMMRPGRQVLAFDPMGSGRMAEVFGDLDKARRVSVVVPGVDTNVLTFERTFRKYSAPVGMAKSLYRAERAVSPRARTAVIAWADYTAPVGIGVDAATAMRAEDGATRLEAMVRGLPGRTPVALYCHSYGSVVCGVAARDLPSRVKDIAVAGSPGMRADSASQLGTGARVWATRDGDDWIQDVPNMEFGGLGHGADPVAAGFGARVFSAAGARGHTGYFEPGTESLRNFAEIGTGSYHAVRCASEDGACRKNISGGAAA; this comes from the coding sequence GTGACTTCCTTCGACTCCTCCCCTCAACTCAACGCATGGCGCGCTCTGCTCGCGCTGGCCGTCGTGTTCGTCATGCTGGCGACCACCGGCTGGACCGCCGTGCGCCACAACAGGGGCGACGCGTCGCCCCTCCAAGCCGCGCTCTCCGCCTGGGAGCGGGGAAGCATCGACGGGCGCGCCCTGCCCGACCCCGATGCCTCCGCAGGCCGGCTCGCCCGTTTCTTCGCCTCCCTCGACGGACACCAGCGCAACCGGCTCGCCGGCCGCTACCCGCTCGCGGTCGGCAACATGAACGGCGCACCCACCACGCTCCGCTACCGCGCGAACCACATCGCACTGGGGCAGGCCCGCAAGGTCGAACGTGAGCGCATGCACGACAAGCGCCTCTCCCCGCTCGGTCAGCAGGAGGCCGAGCGCAGGATGAAGCGGTTCGGCGTGATGATGCGCCCGGGACGCCAGGTCCTCGCCTTCGACCCGATGGGCTCCGGACGCATGGCGGAGGTCTTCGGGGACCTGGACAAGGCCCGCCGCGTCTCCGTCGTCGTACCGGGTGTCGACACCAACGTGCTGACCTTCGAGCGGACGTTCCGCAAGTACTCGGCGCCGGTGGGCATGGCGAAGTCGCTCTACCGCGCGGAGCGCGCGGTCAGCCCCCGCGCGCGTACCGCCGTGATCGCCTGGGCCGACTACACCGCGCCCGTCGGCATCGGCGTGGACGCGGCCACCGCCATGCGCGCCGAGGACGGGGCGACCCGCCTCGAAGCGATGGTGCGCGGCCTGCCCGGTCGTACGCCGGTCGCGCTGTACTGCCACAGCTACGGCTCCGTGGTGTGCGGTGTGGCGGCGCGCGACCTGCCCTCGCGGGTCAAGGACATCGCGGTGGCGGGGAGCCCCGGCATGCGGGCCGACTCGGCTTCCCAGCTGGGCACGGGCGCCCGGGTCTGGGCGACCCGGGACGGTGACGACTGGATCCAGGACGTCCCGAACATGGAGTTCGGCGGGCTCGGCCACGGCGCCGACCCGGTGGCCGCGGGCTTCGGTGCGCGCGTGTTCTCCGCGGCGGGCGCTCGCGGCCACACCGGCTATTTCGAGCCGGGCACGGAGAGCCTGCGGAACTTCGCGGAAATCGGGACTGGTTCGTACCACGCCGTGCGGTGCGCGAGCGAGGACGGTGCCTGCCGGAAGAATATTTCCGGCGGGGCAGCGGCCTGA
- a CDS encoding DUF4429 domain-containing protein, which yields MSRMGDVLAGFHAAWEFESDSVLIRFERGIRTPKLFQALGERRIPHEAISAVTLSPGKRGTVVLHAVPRPGADPLMEAAAGQLKESCDPYRLVLPAERETLAEYYADELRAQLPPDDGESADRFLVAPPEAPLQFKAYDGKASFDGKLVSFRWFWTGASSAKWKAGDQSFLVTDLSGIEWRSPEVFEGHLRLLRRETPVAQPAQADQDPAAVVFGLGYGPVHESLPFAASVLAAVRASGPAPNSDGMSTVAAVAPAVRRDPADIAERIRHLGELHRAGLLTDDEFTVKKTELLAEL from the coding sequence ATGAGCCGCATGGGTGATGTTCTGGCCGGATTTCATGCCGCCTGGGAGTTCGAGTCCGACTCTGTGCTCATCCGCTTCGAACGGGGAATCCGCACGCCGAAGCTGTTCCAGGCGCTCGGCGAACGGCGCATCCCCCATGAGGCGATCTCGGCGGTGACGCTCTCCCCCGGCAAACGCGGGACCGTGGTGCTGCACGCCGTGCCGAGACCGGGCGCCGATCCTCTGATGGAGGCCGCGGCGGGTCAGCTCAAGGAGAGCTGCGACCCGTACCGCCTGGTGCTGCCCGCGGAGCGGGAGACGCTCGCCGAGTACTACGCGGACGAGCTGCGGGCGCAGCTGCCGCCCGACGACGGCGAGAGCGCGGACCGCTTCCTGGTGGCGCCGCCCGAGGCGCCGCTGCAGTTCAAGGCGTACGACGGGAAGGCGTCCTTCGACGGGAAGCTGGTGTCGTTCCGCTGGTTCTGGACGGGGGCGTCCTCGGCGAAGTGGAAGGCCGGTGACCAGAGCTTCCTGGTCACCGACCTGAGCGGCATCGAGTGGCGCTCCCCCGAGGTGTTCGAGGGTCATCTGCGGCTGCTGCGGCGCGAGACGCCGGTGGCGCAGCCCGCACAGGCCGACCAGGACCCGGCGGCCGTCGTCTTCGGCCTCGGCTACGGGCCGGTCCACGAGTCGCTGCCGTTCGCCGCGTCGGTCCTCGCCGCGGTGCGGGCGTCGGGCCCGGCACCGAACTCCGACGGCATGAGCACCGTCGCCGCCGTGGCGCCGGCCGTGCGGCGCGACCCCGCGGACATCGCGGAGCGCATCCGGCACCTGGGCGAGCTGCACCGGGCGGGCCTGCTCACGGACGACGAGTTCACGGTGAAGAAGACCGAGCTGCTCGCCGAGCTGTGA
- a CDS encoding aldo/keto reductase: MTDKAIAKVRLGTGGPEVGVQGLGCMGMSFAYGPTDTEQARATLDRALDLGVTLYDTADVYGMGENEKFLAPFVKAHRDEIVIATKFALGIDPAEPTKRRIDNSPAYIRASIDASLRRLGTDVIDLYYMHRRDPDVPIEETAGVLAELVAAGKVKHIGLSEVTGDELRAAHAVHPIAAVQSEWSLFSRDIERGVVPAAADLGVALVPYSPLGRGFLTGSFVSADKELGEDDFRRQQPRFTGANATANAALLAPVRSVAEAHGASVGQVALAWVQQQADLHGLPVVPIPGTRKATRVEENTAATRITLTEDDLAALEPIAAAVAGDRYADMTFTSAGRE; encoded by the coding sequence ATGACGGACAAGGCAATCGCGAAGGTGCGGCTCGGCACGGGCGGCCCCGAGGTCGGCGTCCAGGGGCTCGGCTGCATGGGCATGAGCTTCGCCTACGGCCCCACGGATACCGAGCAGGCCCGCGCCACCCTGGACCGCGCCCTGGACCTCGGCGTCACCCTCTACGACACCGCCGACGTCTACGGCATGGGCGAGAACGAGAAGTTCCTCGCCCCCTTCGTCAAGGCACACCGTGACGAGATCGTCATCGCCACCAAGTTCGCCCTGGGCATCGACCCGGCGGAGCCGACGAAGCGGCGCATCGACAACAGCCCCGCGTACATCCGCGCCAGCATCGACGCGAGCCTGCGCCGCCTCGGCACGGACGTCATCGACCTCTACTACATGCACCGCCGCGACCCGGACGTGCCGATCGAGGAGACCGCGGGCGTCCTCGCGGAGCTCGTCGCCGCGGGCAAGGTCAAGCACATCGGCCTGAGCGAGGTCACCGGCGACGAACTGCGCGCCGCGCACGCCGTGCACCCGATCGCGGCCGTGCAGTCCGAGTGGTCGCTCTTCAGCCGCGACATCGAGCGCGGCGTGGTCCCCGCGGCCGCCGACCTCGGCGTGGCCCTCGTGCCCTACTCCCCGCTCGGCCGCGGCTTCCTCACCGGCTCGTTCGTCAGCGCCGACAAGGAGCTCGGCGAGGACGACTTCCGGCGCCAGCAGCCCCGCTTCACCGGCGCCAACGCCACCGCCAACGCCGCCCTCCTGGCCCCCGTACGCTCCGTCGCCGAGGCGCACGGAGCCAGCGTCGGCCAGGTCGCGCTGGCCTGGGTACAACAGCAGGCGGACCTCCACGGCCTGCCCGTCGTCCCGATCCCCGGCACCCGCAAGGCCACCCGGGTCGAGGAGAACACCGCGGCCACCCGCATCACCCTCACCGAGGACGACCTCGCCGCCCTCGAACCGATCGCCGCCGCCGTCGCGGGCGACCGCTACGCCGACATGACCTTCACGTCGGCGGGACGCGAGTAG
- a CDS encoding peptidase inhibitor family I36 protein: MRKTMPTTVTAAALAAVILTPAHAGAAAPPTLRPCGPGELCLWQKADFKGARHVYELSDIDIESCTALPEGSSAQALANRTGRPVTTYQSAECAETGEFDTYPGGGTWAPASPYRVRAFKVWES, from the coding sequence ATGCGTAAGACCATGCCCACGACCGTCACGGCAGCCGCGCTCGCCGCCGTCATCCTCACACCCGCACACGCCGGAGCCGCCGCCCCGCCGACGCTGCGCCCCTGCGGCCCGGGGGAGCTCTGTCTCTGGCAGAAGGCGGACTTCAAGGGCGCCCGCCACGTGTACGAGCTGTCGGACATCGACATCGAGAGCTGCACCGCGCTGCCGGAGGGGAGCAGCGCGCAAGCCCTCGCCAACCGCACGGGACGCCCCGTCACCACGTACCAGTCGGCGGAGTGCGCGGAGACCGGCGAGTTCGACACATACCCGGGCGGCGGCACCTGGGCGCCCGCATCGCCGTACCGCGTCCGGGCCTTCAAGGTCTGGGAGAGCTGA
- a CDS encoding serine hydrolase domain-containing protein, giving the protein MQSLAMIENWPVPTAAAAVVRADGTVVGAHGPTDRRFALASVTKPLAAYAALVAYEEGAIELDEPAGPEGSTVRHLLAHTSGLAFDEHRVTSAPGTRRLYSNAGFEVLGDHIAKATDIAFEEYLRQAVLVPLGMTGTALEGGLSPAKDGVSTVDDLVRFAAEVQAPQLLDARTVAAAMTVTYPGLKGVLPGYGHQNPNDWGLGFEIRDSKTPHWTGTSSSPRTFGHFGQAGTFLWIDPDAQAACVALTDRPFGPWAAEVWPPFTDAVLADLRG; this is encoded by the coding sequence ATGCAGAGCCTCGCGATGATCGAGAACTGGCCGGTCCCCACCGCCGCCGCGGCCGTCGTCCGGGCGGACGGCACCGTCGTGGGGGCGCACGGCCCCACGGACCGGCGGTTCGCGCTCGCCTCAGTCACCAAGCCCCTCGCGGCGTACGCGGCGCTCGTCGCGTACGAGGAGGGGGCGATCGAGCTCGACGAGCCCGCGGGGCCCGAGGGGTCGACGGTGCGGCACCTGCTCGCGCACACCAGTGGCCTCGCGTTCGACGAGCACCGGGTGACGTCGGCGCCGGGGACGCGGCGGCTGTACTCCAACGCGGGGTTCGAGGTGCTCGGCGACCACATCGCCAAGGCGACCGACATTGCCTTCGAGGAGTATCTGCGGCAGGCGGTGCTGGTGCCGCTGGGAATGACCGGCACCGCGCTGGAGGGCGGTCTTTCGCCCGCCAAGGACGGCGTGTCCACGGTCGATGACCTGGTGCGGTTCGCGGCGGAGGTGCAGGCCCCGCAGTTGCTGGACGCGCGGACCGTGGCGGCGGCGATGACCGTGACGTACCCCGGGCTGAAGGGCGTCCTTCCCGGGTACGGGCATCAGAACCCCAACGACTGGGGGCTCGGCTTCGAGATCCGGGACTCCAAGACGCCCCACTGGACCGGCACCTCCTCGTCTCCCCGGACCTTCGGGCACTTCGGGCAGGCGGGTACGTTCCTGTGGATCGACCCCGACGCGCAGGCGGCCTGCGTCGCGCTCACCGACCGGCCCTTCGGACCGTGGGCCGCCGAGGTGTGGCCCCCGTTCACCGACGCGGTGCTCGCCGACCTCCGCGGCTGA
- a CDS encoding MFS transporter gives MTSQITVDKADEAPEPAPVPAPAKGLRGHPWLTLFAVAIGVMMVALDGTIVAIANPAIQKDLGATFADVQWITNGYFLALAVALITAGKLGDRFGHRQTFLIGVVGFAAASGAIGLSDSIALVVTFRVLQGLFGALLMPAALGLLRATFPAEKLNMAIGIWGMVIGASTAGGPILGGLLVQHVSWQSVFFINVPVGIIALVLGIVILRDHRAENAPKSFDVVGIVLLSAAMFCLVWALIKAPEWGWGAGMTWTFIVVSVVSFALFAVWESKVKEPLIPLALFRSVPLSAGVVLMVLMAIAFMGGLFFVTFYLQNVHGMSPVDSGLHLLPLTGMMIIGSPLAGAMITKMGPRIPLAGGMLCTAIAMYGMSTLEAGTGSGLMSIWFALLGLGLAPVMVGATEVIVGNAPMELSGVAGGLQQAAMQIGGSLGTAVLGAVMASKVDSDLPDNWADAKLPPLSEAQLDKAAEAVQVGVAPVPPKAPPSVADQITSVAHDTFMSGMGMACLVATGVAVVAVFVAFLTKRGDNAEAGAGVGHI, from the coding sequence ATGACTAGTCAGATCACCGTCGACAAGGCGGACGAGGCGCCGGAGCCCGCACCCGTTCCGGCCCCGGCCAAGGGGCTCCGTGGCCACCCCTGGCTGACGCTGTTCGCCGTGGCGATCGGCGTGATGATGGTCGCCCTCGACGGCACCATCGTGGCGATAGCCAACCCGGCCATCCAGAAGGACCTCGGCGCCACCTTCGCGGACGTCCAGTGGATCACCAACGGCTACTTCCTCGCGCTCGCCGTCGCACTGATCACCGCCGGCAAGCTGGGTGACCGCTTCGGCCACCGGCAGACCTTCCTCATCGGCGTGGTCGGCTTCGCCGCCGCCTCCGGAGCCATCGGCCTCTCGGACAGCATCGCGCTGGTGGTCACCTTCCGCGTGCTCCAGGGGCTCTTCGGCGCCCTGCTGATGCCCGCCGCGCTGGGCCTGCTCCGGGCCACGTTCCCGGCCGAGAAGCTCAACATGGCCATCGGCATCTGGGGCATGGTCATCGGTGCCTCCACGGCCGGCGGCCCGATCCTCGGCGGTCTCCTGGTCCAGCACGTCAGCTGGCAGTCCGTCTTCTTCATCAACGTGCCGGTCGGCATCATCGCCCTGGTGCTCGGCATCGTCATCCTCAGGGACCACCGCGCCGAGAACGCGCCGAAGTCCTTCGACGTCGTCGGCATCGTGCTGCTCTCGGCGGCCATGTTCTGCCTGGTCTGGGCGCTCATCAAGGCCCCGGAGTGGGGCTGGGGCGCGGGCATGACCTGGACCTTCATCGTCGTCTCCGTGGTGAGCTTCGCGCTCTTCGCGGTCTGGGAGTCGAAGGTCAAGGAACCGCTCATCCCGCTGGCCCTGTTCCGTTCGGTGCCGCTGTCCGCGGGCGTGGTCCTGATGGTGCTCATGGCCATCGCGTTCATGGGCGGACTGTTCTTCGTCACCTTCTACCTGCAGAACGTGCACGGGATGAGCCCCGTCGACAGCGGTCTGCACCTGCTGCCGCTCACCGGCATGATGATCATCGGGTCGCCCCTCGCGGGCGCCATGATCACCAAGATGGGCCCGCGCATCCCGCTGGCGGGCGGCATGCTCTGCACGGCCATCGCCATGTACGGCATGTCCACGCTGGAGGCGGGCACCGGCAGCGGCCTCATGTCTATCTGGTTCGCCCTCCTCGGCCTCGGCCTCGCCCCCGTCATGGTCGGCGCCACCGAGGTCATCGTGGGCAACGCGCCGATGGAGCTCTCCGGCGTCGCCGGCGGCCTCCAGCAGGCCGCGATGCAGATCGGCGGCAGCCTCGGCACGGCCGTCCTCGGCGCCGTCATGGCCTCCAAGGTCGACAGCGACCTCCCCGACAACTGGGCCGATGCGAAGCTCCCGCCGCTCAGCGAGGCCCAGCTCGACAAGGCGGCGGAGGCCGTCCAGGTCGGTGTGGCGCCGGTGCCGCCGAAGGCTCCGCCGTCCGTCGCCGACCAGATCACCTCGGTCGCGCACGACACCTTCATGTCGGGCATGGGCATGGCCTGCCTGGTCGCCACCGGCGTCGCCGTGGTCGCGGTGTTCGTCGCGTTCCTGACCAAGCGCGGCGACAACGCCGAGGCGGGCGCGGGCGTCGGCCACATCTGA
- a CDS encoding GNAT family N-acetyltransferase, producing the protein MSPVRRATPEDAAELLRLRQVMIDSVFAGRSAAAGGAAGSDTSWHAESLPTVRRRLAEPEGDFAAFVVDHPERPGGLAALAVGTIDYRIGRAGNPHGLTGSVFSVATDPDQRRKGYARAAMEVLLDWFRERGAGSVDLNASVDAEPLYASLGFVRKPDPSMRLNL; encoded by the coding sequence ATGAGTCCCGTACGCCGTGCCACGCCGGAAGACGCCGCAGAACTGCTCAGACTGAGGCAGGTGATGATCGACTCCGTGTTCGCGGGCCGCTCCGCGGCCGCCGGGGGCGCCGCCGGGTCCGACACGAGCTGGCACGCCGAGTCCCTGCCGACCGTACGGCGTCGGCTCGCGGAGCCCGAGGGTGACTTCGCGGCGTTCGTCGTCGATCATCCGGAGCGCCCCGGCGGGCTCGCGGCGCTGGCCGTCGGCACGATCGACTACCGGATCGGGCGCGCGGGCAATCCGCACGGCCTGACCGGCTCCGTCTTCAGCGTCGCGACCGACCCGGACCAGCGGCGCAAGGGGTACGCGCGGGCGGCCATGGAGGTGCTGCTCGACTGGTTCCGTGAGCGCGGGGCGGGCAGCGTCGACCTCAACGCGTCGGTGGACGCGGAGCCGCTGTACGCGTCGCTCGGCTTCGTCCGCAAGCCGGACCCCTCGATGCGCCTCAACCTGTGA
- the aceE gene encoding pyruvate dehydrogenase (acetyl-transferring), homodimeric type, whose translation MASGSDRNPIIIGGLPSQVPDFDPEETQEWLDSLDAAVDERGRERARYLMLRLIERAREKRVAVPEMRSTDYVNTIATKDEPFFPGNEEIERKVLNATRWNAAVMVSRAQRPGIGVGGHIATFASSASLYDVGFNHFFRGKDEGDGGDQIFFQGHASPGIYARAFLLDRLSEQQLDAFRQEKSKAPNGLSSYPHPRLMPDFWEFPTVSMGLGPLGAIFQARMNRYMEARGIADTSKSHVWAYLGDGEMDEPESLGQLSIAAREGLDNLTFVVNCNLQRLDGPVRGNGKIIQELESQFRGAGWNVIKLVWDRSWDPLLAQDRDGVLVNRLNTTPDGQFQTYATETGSYIREHFFGDDHRLRAMVENMTDEQILHLGRGGHDHKKVYAAYAAAKAHKGQPTVILAQTVKGWTLGPNFEGRNATHQMKKLTVDDLKGFRDRLHIPITDKQLEGGAPPYYHPGRDSEEIQYMHDRRQGLGGYVPTRVVRSKPLQLPEDKAYAAAKKGSGQQSIATTMAFVRILKDLMRDKEIGKRFVLIAPDEYRTFGMDAFFPSAKIYNPLGQQYEAVDRELLLAYKESPTGQMLHDGISEAGCTASLIAAGSAYATHGEPLIPVYVFYSMFGFQRTGDQFWQMADQLARGFVLGATAGRTTLTGEGLQHADGHSQLLASTNPGCVAYDPAFGYEIAHIVKDGLRRMYGPDSEDVFYYLTVYNEPIQHPAEPADVDVDGILKGIYRFKAGEQGAIPAQILASGVAVPWAVEAQQILASEWNVKADVWSATSWNELRREAVDVERHNFLHPEEEQRVPYVTRKLSGAEGPFVAVSDWMRSVPDQISRWVPGTYQSLGADGFGFADTRGAARRFFHIDAQSIVVGVLTELAREGKVDRSVLKQAVDRYQLLDVAAADPGAAGGDA comes from the coding sequence GTGGCTTCCGGATCCGATCGCAACCCGATCATCATTGGCGGCCTGCCGAGTCAGGTCCCGGACTTCGATCCCGAAGAGACCCAGGAGTGGCTCGACTCCCTCGATGCCGCGGTCGACGAACGCGGCCGTGAGCGGGCCAGGTACCTGATGCTCCGGCTCATCGAGCGCGCGCGGGAGAAGCGCGTCGCCGTGCCGGAGATGCGCAGTACGGACTACGTCAACACGATCGCCACCAAGGACGAACCGTTCTTCCCCGGCAACGAGGAAATCGAACGCAAGGTCCTGAACGCCACCCGCTGGAACGCCGCGGTGATGGTCTCGCGCGCCCAGCGCCCCGGCATCGGCGTCGGCGGCCACATCGCCACCTTCGCCTCCTCCGCCTCGCTCTACGACGTGGGCTTCAACCACTTCTTCCGCGGCAAGGACGAGGGCGACGGCGGCGACCAGATCTTCTTCCAGGGGCACGCGTCCCCCGGTATCTACGCCCGTGCCTTCCTTCTCGACCGGCTCTCCGAGCAGCAGCTCGACGCGTTCCGGCAGGAGAAGTCGAAGGCCCCGAACGGCCTCTCGTCCTACCCCCACCCGCGCCTCATGCCGGACTTCTGGGAGTTCCCGACCGTCTCGATGGGCCTCGGCCCGCTCGGCGCGATCTTCCAGGCCCGCATGAACCGCTACATGGAGGCGCGCGGCATCGCCGACACCTCCAAGTCCCATGTCTGGGCCTACCTCGGCGACGGCGAGATGGACGAGCCCGAGTCGCTCGGCCAGCTCTCCATCGCCGCCCGCGAGGGCCTGGACAACCTGACCTTCGTCGTCAACTGCAACCTGCAGCGCCTCGACGGCCCGGTGCGCGGCAACGGCAAGATCATCCAGGAGCTGGAGTCCCAGTTCCGCGGCGCCGGCTGGAACGTCATCAAGCTGGTCTGGGACCGCAGCTGGGACCCGCTGCTCGCGCAGGACCGCGACGGCGTCCTGGTCAACCGGCTCAATACGACGCCTGACGGCCAGTTCCAGACGTACGCGACCGAGACCGGTTCGTACATCCGCGAGCACTTCTTCGGCGACGACCACCGGCTGCGCGCCATGGTCGAGAACATGACCGACGAGCAGATCCTGCACCTGGGCCGCGGCGGTCACGACCACAAGAAGGTCTACGCGGCGTACGCGGCGGCGAAGGCCCACAAGGGCCAGCCGACGGTGATCCTCGCGCAGACGGTCAAGGGCTGGACCCTGGGGCCGAACTTCGAGGGCCGCAACGCCACGCACCAGATGAAGAAGCTGACGGTCGACGACCTCAAGGGCTTCCGCGACCGTCTGCACATCCCGATCACGGACAAGCAGCTGGAGGGCGGCGCCCCGCCGTACTACCACCCGGGCCGCGACTCCGAAGAGATCCAGTACATGCACGACCGCCGCCAAGGTCTCGGGGGCTACGTCCCGACCCGCGTCGTGCGCTCCAAGCCCCTCCAGCTTCCGGAGGACAAGGCGTACGCGGCCGCGAAGAAGGGCTCGGGGCAGCAGTCGATCGCCACGACCATGGCGTTCGTCCGCATCCTGAAGGACCTCATGCGGGACAAGGAGATCGGCAAGCGTTTCGTGCTGATCGCCCCCGACGAGTACCGCACCTTCGGCATGGACGCGTTCTTCCCGAGCGCGAAGATCTACAACCCGCTCGGCCAGCAGTACGAGGCCGTGGACCGCGAGCTGCTCCTCGCGTACAAGGAGTCGCCGACGGGCCAGATGCTGCACGACGGCATCTCCGAGGCGGGCTGCACCGCGTCCCTCATCGCGGCCGGTTCGGCCTACGCGACGCACGGCGAGCCGCTGATCCCCGTCTACGTCTTCTACTCGATGTTCGGTTTCCAGCGCACCGGCGACCAGTTCTGGCAGATGGCCGACCAGCTCGCGCGCGGTTTCGTCCTCGGTGCGACCGCCGGACGCACGACGCTGACCGGCGAGGGCCTGCAGCACGCGGACGGCCACTCGCAGCTGCTCGCCTCCACCAACCCGGGCTGCGTCGCCTACGACCCGGCGTTCGGCTACGAGATCGCGCACATCGTCAAGGACGGCCTGCGCCGGATGTACGGCCCCGACAGCGAGGACGTCTTCTACTACCTCACCGTCTACAACGAGCCGATCCAGCACCCGGCCGAGCCCGCCGACGTGGACGTCGACGGCATCCTCAAGGGCATCTACCGCTTCAAGGCGGGCGAGCAGGGCGCCATCCCGGCGCAGATCCTCGCGTCCGGCGTCGCGGTGCCGTGGGCGGTCGAGGCGCAGCAGATCCTGGCCTCGGAGTGGAACGTCAAGGCGGACGTCTGGTCGGCGACCTCCTGGAACGAGCTGCGCCGCGAGGCGGTGGACGTGGAGCGCCACAACTTCCTGCACCCCGAGGAGGAGCAGCGCGTCCCGTACGTGACGCGGAAGCTGTCCGGCGCCGAGGGTCCGTTCGTGGCCGTCTCCGACTGGATGCGGAGCGTCCCCGACCAGATCTCCCGCTGGGTGCCCGGCACGTACCAGTCGCTCGGCGCGGACGGCTTCGGCTTCGCCGACACGCGTGGCGCGGCCCGCCGCTTCTTCCACATCGACGCGCAGTCGATCGTGGTCGGCGTGCTGACCGAGCTGGCGCGTGAGGGCAAGGTGGACCGCTCCGTACTGAAGCAGGCGGTCGACCGCTACCAGCTTCTCGACGTCGCGGCGGCCGACCCGGGTGCTGCGGGCGGCGACGCGTAG
- a CDS encoding DUF3052 domain-containing protein codes for MSATADHAETNLAVRLGFQPDQVVQEIGYDDDVDQELREAIEEATGTELVDEDYDDVADAVVLWFREGDGDLTDALVDAIAYMEDGGAILLLTPKTGRDGYVEPSEIGEAATTAGLSQTKSINAGKDWNGSRLNTPKAAVKKR; via the coding sequence GTGAGCGCGACCGCGGACCACGCGGAGACGAACCTTGCCGTAAGGCTTGGTTTCCAGCCCGACCAGGTGGTCCAGGAGATCGGCTACGACGACGACGTCGACCAGGAGCTCCGCGAGGCCATCGAGGAGGCCACTGGCACAGAGCTCGTCGACGAGGACTACGACGACGTGGCTGATGCCGTGGTGCTCTGGTTCCGTGAGGGCGACGGGGACCTGACTGATGCGTTGGTGGATGCCATCGCGTACATGGAGGACGGCGGCGCGATTCTGCTGCTGACTCCGAAGACCGGTCGTGACGGTTACGTCGAGCCGAGCGAGATCGGCGAGGCGGCCACCACCGCGGGCCTGTCCCAGACGAAGAGCATCAACGCAGGCAAAGACTGGAACGGCAGCCGTCTCAATACGCCGAAGGCGGCCGTCAAGAAGCGATAG